The genome window TGCTGTCTCAATGGCCACATATGCAATCCTAGTCTTGCATTATGTGGCATTCCTTGCATGTGATTTCCTCTGcttgatttaaagaaaaaaacaaattacagaaGACTTAAGAAGTTATCTCTTCCTGCACTTACAAATCTTCATTAGTGCGAGCTGCCTCAATACCTACCCTCAGAAAGCCTTTGAACACGTTATATATACTGGTCAGTAATGAGAGGAGTTTATTCCTGTCTTGCAATTGAAATCCCAGAACCAACTCAGATTCTGCGAGAAAcatttgggggaggggggggagagAACAGACAGATTGTGTACACATAGGGATAAATTTGGTGTTGAAGTCCTGCCCTGTTTGACCAGCTCCTGCTTGAAGAACCAGCTAGGCTTAGTAGCCCAAATGTTTGTGAAATTGCATTGCAGGTATTTGCAGAGTACCATCTAATGATCAGGTGGTGGTATATACATGTGCATCTGTTCATCAGTGCTTCCCATTTTGGAGGAAATCTgtatggtgggtttttttttaatctcaccTTTAATGGAAAGGGAGCCTTCTCAGCTGCTCATATTGTTTTACTTTACAAGTCAATGAAGCCTCAGTGCTAGAAGCAACACTTTTGGAGGTGGGAGATGCAGTTCAGAATGATCCTTGGGAAATTCTTTCAGTTCATGGTGCTGCAAGCACAAAATACGAACTACTGTCAAAACTGTGAGCTGATGTGCTGAACAGAATGCATCTGAAGGCTGTCTCACTGAGGCAAAGATCAAGCAAGGCTCATGCAGCATTGGTTTCACAATTGTAATAATACAGGTGTTTTAAATCAAACAAGTTCTGTGGCCTGTTAAAACTTAAATAATTTCAAGGTTCTCCAAATCTCTTAACACCTCCTGTCAGTATTCTTATTCCACAGCTAGAATGCGGTTTCAGTATGCCAGATAAAAGATTCTTTATCTGAAAATGCTGAccaagctttttaaaaaatcctgaaagtATACATGCAAATCTTCAATTATATCTAAAATAGTCTGATTCAATTAAGATTTAGGCCCAGGAAACACACAATTTTGATTCCTCTGATTTTGTGCTATATAAAGTAGAAGGTTCCCTTCAGTCCATACTGTGAAAACTTGGTAAATGAGAAATAGCCTGTACAAATAcgaaaatatttttacagtgcCAGTCTTTGTGAAGGATCAAGTGGTATTTAGTTTCTTCAAATATGGTATGCATACTAGTTCTAGAAAGAACAAAGAGAGCACAAGTATGCAAAGTGCCCAGCAGGTATTTGAACTGCTTCATAACAGACATGGTGCAGAGGTGAAAGGTGTAGTGCAGCCGGTATAAGGGAGTGACATGGTAGGTACCAGTGACACCTAGGTTAAAATCAGTAATATGCTACTTGGACTTCAAAGATTTGATCTGATGGATGATCTTGCAGCATGGTTGTAGGGTATCTGAGGTATTTCCTGTGTGTAGCATTTTGAGACTACAGTTACTGGCTGTGGAGTATTATGATGGACATTTATTGAGATCCAGGGACTGGGAGAGTTCGGGTACCTCAAATTGCAAACTACAGTTAAAAACCTCATCTCTTCAAAGGCTGCAAACAAAGCAGATACTTATACTCACTGGGCACCTCTCTGTTTGTTCTGGCAACTTATCAATGCTAATGTAATACAGAATACAacaaggaaagggaggaaagacAGAGACTCAGTACTCGCTTTGTTAACTGAGCTGCAGACTTCCATGTTCTCAGGCTATGCTGCTGAACAGAGATCTCTCTCTGCCCAACCCAGCAGCCTCAGGAGCAGAAGAGACTTTTCTCATCCCACCTATTGAAGATCCTCCATATGGGTCTGAATGTGGATCTTGAAAGTATATTCTTAAAGTCAGGCAGAGGAGCTTCCCTGATACCCAAGAAAAGGCTGCTGATTTCCTTCTAGGTCTGGCTCTtggacttttaaaatgtatcacAATGCAGATTTTTGCAGTCTATATCAGGCACAGCCACAGTCATCgttttttttgcatgtgaatGACTGTGAGCCTGTGAACATGAGAGGCCAGCTAGCTCCTCCATGGACCTCATGTAACATTGTTAAAAAGTGGATTTGCTGACCACAGGTGTGTCAGCACTTAAACTTTAGTTGTACATATTTACAGTCTAAAATGATTTTCTGAAAGTTATCTTGTTTTTATTGATCCTTTGCCAAACAGGAAGTAAGTGTTATGATCTGCTGAGAAAAGGGCTGCTTTAAGGCACAAAACTGCATTACTAATTTCAGTGTCAGAACAGTAGTACAAAGGTCAAATGTCACTCCTGAGCTGCAGTAATACATCAGATTTGTTTTATCTGCTGTGATTTACTAGTACTGGGTTTTAAATACCAGTTGCCATCACTGTAGCCACACAGCTCCTCTGATGAATGTATGTTCTGCAGTCAAAAGACTGACATAAATTAAGTACATTCACATGCTTCAGCACCCTCTACCAACTAGACTGTTACTGATTTTCACATACTAGAAGGAAAGACAAACCAATTTCATGATGATAGCTGTAAATCCTGTGCCTTTAGAAAGGAACAGAGAGGAATTAGAATCCAATTAACTTGAGACTCAGCTTTGAACTACGGGGAGACCTACAGACAAAAAAACTCCCTACAGGGAAAGGTTCACAGTGGATGAAATTTTTGGCAGCTGAGGAAGTCTTTAAATGACCATGCTTCTAAGCTGTGTACCTGGTGACTGCTGCTCACCTTTACTGGAAGGTAAACTGGGATAGTTAAACCTAGGTCTGAAATTCCTCCATGCAGACTTGCACCAGAATTCATGGCCAGAGAATGGCAACTCCTTGTTTTTTTATTGGTTGTAATTCTGAGTGCTGAAGCTGGGCATGCTGGACAGGGATGTCAGAAGGTAACATCTCTATAGTGATCTTTCAGTGCTTTCTAAAGCACACAGAAATGCCACTTTTTAGAAGCATCCAACCTTGAGGAATTCTTCAGTTTTtccaagtaatttttatttacaggtCAATATTTGAATGCAGATAGCTGAACATACATGTATGTTGTGCAAAGAAGACAGTTtcaatttgtttctgttttgtgatCATGGGTTTAGATAAGAGCTAAACTATGAGTGACATTAGCCACTTAATCTACCATGGAAGCATCAGCACATACAAGATTCAGTCTAAATTTAAGATACACTATCAATACCATTTAGTGCTTTatgaaaggaacaaaatgaattttcagtCACTGGGAGTGTCTCTGTTGTATCCTTcataattctgaaaaaatggaaacactATGATGAGGAAATCTCTGATGTGCAAAAGCCAAAtctaataattgaaaaaaaataattggacTATACAAAAATGTCAGTATTCTGGGATTATCCTGTAGTGCTTCATGGAATAAGGTCTGAAGAACAGTGaatatgtttttaattcttaaatttaTTTGGTTGACAAGAAAGTTTAATAGAAAGAGATCATTATACAAATTGAAATTATACCATTACTTACCTATTTTGTTGTACGTGATGCTTGTGCTTAACTGGAAGCCAATCctgattttctgattttacattaattttacaGAATTGTTTCTCTTAAATTAATATTCTGCTATAAAAGTGATGGATTCTCAAACTCCAAAGCTGTTGATAGTAGCACACAATTTATCATTATCAAATTCTCCTAACCAGTTATGCTGCTGTCTTGGAGGAAATCATGCAGGAGATGAAGTATTCCCCTGTGCAGAAAGCAACcatcttttttctgtttgaggCATCGGTGGCCACAGAGAAAACCATGCCCTTGTCAGCCCACTGCTCAATTGTTTCCTCAATCGCAAGTGGAAGCAAAGCAATGCTAGCAATATAGGAAGGCTTTTGTTTTACCAACATGCCTCGCTTCAGCCAAAGGCAAAACTGAAATGTAACACTAATGAGGATGAATGACTGTGGATAACACTTAGATGCACTGTTCCTTGTGTGCTACCCACTatctcattttctctgttttcacatttctgtACAGCAAAACGTTCCCGGGGTTTAACACTTTGGCGGAGGTGAGAGTTTTTTGAATGACCTGTTCTGTTTGCGAGGTTTTCCGCCTGACCCTCAGCTGCACCCCTTGGGACGTCCTGCCAGCTGCGGGTACGGCTGATTTCTGAGTCACCATGCAATTCGCTTGCAATTACTTGCCACCAGGCAGGACCATGGGGGCACGGCCACCTCCCATGGGAACACGACCGCCTCCCACCCTGTGGCAGCGCGGGGCGCGGCGCGTCAGCGTCGTCCGCGGTGCcccggggagcggggcgggccaCAGCCGGTCTGGAGGGAGCTTTCTGCCGTCAGCCTCTTGGGCGCAGTGACCCCgcctgtgtctgtcacccctCGCCTCTGACGCAGGGTGGCTGGCATGTCTGTGCCGGTACGCGGCGTTATTACCCTGGCACCGCTTGTCTCCTCAGTGAAGGGCGGTCGCTCCGCTGCAGCGTTTGGGAGCCAGCAGTGACCCCTCGCTGGCATGGGAGGCACACACTGCCAGCGGGCTGCTGTACTCCGCGACTGCGGCTACTCCAGATGGCCGCATTAATGCTCCATTGTAGTAGCTATTAATTGCTACTACATCTTCTATGATCGCAGCTAGATGCAGGCAGTGTGGTCGTCCCCCTCTGGTTCTGTCTGTTTCCTCAGAGGAGTCTTCCTTTGCTCTTTTtggagctgtgttttgtttccaGAACTTCCTCAAAATCTGTCCATGAATGCTGCTATTTCGTTGTGTGTTTGTGGTATCTTACTGCATGAGGAACTGCAGCTAGTAACTTCTTCAGGGCAAGCGCAGTGTAACCCATTGCCTTTCCACTATACCTGACACAGCAGGGACCAGACGCAAATTGTGAACACTCACAGCTTCTAGCTGCAAAAGTACATCAGCCATCTACCTGATAGGAGATATCTGAGGATATTTGCAGTCACAGGCATGTAAATAAAATCTTGTTTCTCTGGTCTGCATAAATGCTTCTTTGACATCTTTCTCTGCTAGGTTTCTCAAGCCCAAATTTAGTGTCTTTATTAAATAATCATCAGCATTTTACTCCTTGTTCTTGCTTGCCTGAGCTCCTGCTACTGTCAGCAACCATCAAGATCATGGAAGGCCAGAAAAGAGCATTTAGTGGTAAAAAAGTAAAGAATATTAAAGATAAATCCATGTTGATTTTATCTACTTGCTTAAACGTCTCAGACTCTGACTacaaaaaagttttgttttatgcacagccagcagcaccacccTGCTGCTAGGAAAATGTGATTTCCTTAAAATATCTGacagctttcatatttttatttgcaatggAGTTTGTAATCATTACTGTAAAACCCAAGTCCTGTGTCAGCATGTGGAATGGGAAAGAGACTTATTGCTACTCCCTGCTCAGCCCTTAGACTGAAATGCTATTTGGACCAGAGTTCTGATTTACTTTTCACAAACTTTTCCTTTAGGAGTTTCTACTGAAATCAATGAAGCCATTACAGATATAAAAGAGCAttcaaaatgaataaaaatactaGATTTTATGGGACATATATGTAAGAAATCAGTAAGAAGTATGATGTGAATGTAAAAGTCTGGCATAGGCCCTGCCATTAAATGAGCTGATCAACATCAATGCCCCTCTTCAGTGTTAAGCAATACTCTGCAGGTAGGTATGTATGTAGAAATGGGGGGAAACATTTTCTTAGGgtaaaaatatactttattgATAGTATACAGATGTACCAAGGTTTAACAGATTGAATCTTACTTTCAACTATGTTGTACCAATGTTTCAGCTTCTGTAAGGCTTTCCACAGGGTCCCACTTGACACCCTTATCTGCACATTGGAGAGACATGGGTTTGAAGGCTCGACTATTTGGTGGTTAAGGAATTCACTGGTTGGATGCACCCAGGACATTGAACAGTGGCTCTTATGTCCAGGTGGAGGCCAGTGACATGTGGTGTCCCTCAAGGTTCTGTCTTGGGACTGGTGCTCTTCAGCGTTTACCTCAATGACAGTGAGAGTGGCATGGAGTGCATCCTCAGGAAGTTTGCAGATATGAAGCTGAGCAATGCAGCTGACACAACAGAAGGAGGGGATGTCATCCAGGGGAACCTGGACAAGCTTAAGAAGTGGGCCTACAAGAACCTCATGAAGACAGTCTGAGAGTTGGCGCTGTTTAACCTATAGAAGAGAAGGCACCAGGGAAGTCTCATTGCAGCCTTACGTGACTTAAAGATTGCTGATAAAAAAGAGGGAGTGGCTTTGTACATGGATAAGGAGTGACAGGATAAGGGGGaatgattttaaactaaaataggagagatttagattagatgtcaggaagaagttctttactcAAAGgcatggtgaggcactggaatacattgcccagagaagttgtagaTGGCTCAtatctggaagtgttcagggccagcTTGGGTGGGGCCCTCACCAGCCTGATCTAGTGGATGGCATCCCTGCCAATGGTGGAGTGGGGGTTGGAACTCAATGATcattaaggtccctttcaacccaagccattctgtaattctgtgtaTTTATCTAAACTGTATGAATCAGCCATAGTATAGTCTGCCACAGTGTAACATGCAAGAACATTTATTTATCTAATGCTAGAGCACTCCTTTTTATTGGTGCATTAACCGACATACACACACACGAGGCTTTATTTAGTATTTCATCTGCATTAGTCAACTGTGTCAGCTTCcaaaggatttaaaaaacactttccTATTAAAATTACTGTGAAAGTGATATTTTAGaagttctatttttttaaatctttataaGCAACATGCTGAAGACTACTTGTCAAGGGATTACAATTTAGCAACTATTTTCTGGCATAATCCTACATTTGAGGATTTTTAAGTAGCTTTGTACTTTATTGGAATCTCTCCTAAAACAGTGAATGAAGTCAGAGTCACTCATCATATTTGCTTCATTACTAATTGATAAACCGGTGCCTTCGGATGATGCCATTCCATTTAATGAATTGCTGATGATCCCCATTGACTGCATCTGTATTGGAAACAGGCAAAGAAGTTCAACTTGTAACTACACATACAACAAACCTTGAAAATACTACTGCAGAAGACAACTGAGGTGTCACTCCTTTGGGCTGTGCTATTCCAGATCTTTCACATACTTACTAAAGGTATATGTAAAGATCCTTACATAGAATAACATTGACTTTTTATCCTTATGGTATCTCTGCAACTTTTAACTAGTCTGAATTTTCTTGATATGCTAGTAATGAATACTTCATCTGAGTTTAAGTAGAGGAACCCCGGTTTGGTAATCCTTATTTCCTCTTGAAGTATTATAGCAAATCAgtcttgagattttttttagctatttattttaatgctttctgtGAAGGGAAGCTTCTAACATGAGCATCCGCCAGTGCTGTTTATTTAATCTGTGTTCTACAGGCTGTGATCACCTCTCAGAGTAGGTGCTTCACAACAAAAGCAAGTTTAGAATTTTCCTAATTattaacagaaaaacacagatgcAAAATATGCAATGCATTAATTTTTGTAATTGTATTTCTACCCTGTGTAGAAATATCCATGGCACAGAGAAGTCAATACTTCAAAGGTTTGTTTCCCTCTTAGTAATAGCTTCAAAGgtgttttagaaaaaataaagcatttaaataCACCAAAAGTGTGTAGCTACTTTAGAGTTTGCTTCAGCTACAGATTGAAGCAGAGGTCAAGCTTTGAGGTTGAAGACATCTGAACTTCAAGGCCATTTTAACCCAGAACCATGGCTGCATTTGGATGATGGAGTTTCCATTTGTAACTCAGAGTCACCCTAACCTGGACTGCATTTTATGGTAGGGTACAATTCAGCCTATTCTAGTGATGAGCTGCTTACTGTTTTAAAACTTGTGTTCCCCACCTGTGTTCATAAAGTTGAAAGGTGATCTACTAGTGTAAGATACTAGTTTATtaatcacttctttttttttagtgaaacaAACACCCTGGCAGTGTAGCCATTTTAGAGAACAGGCACACAGATTTCATTTGTTCAGCCAAAACCACAGTTAATTTTAGCTATAAATGCACAAAAAAGGCAAAGGTCAGGACTTCTGGCTAGTAATGAGAagacagaaatggaaataacaAAGAATTTCATCCAATGATTTATATATAATCTCCCATAATTTGGAATGGAgttttgaaattgttttgtGACTGACATCAGACTTAAACAATGCCACTGTTGTCTTGAAGAACTTATCCCAGCATAAAATTATTGCCTTAGGAAGGAGCTCTTTGCATCAGACAGCAATGATACTTGACTTGCTTAGAATGTAAATCCAAATAAAACTTAACACAATTATTAAGCATTTATCATGGTTCACCCACATCTTCTCTACTGGCCTAGAAAAAACAAGTCATTCCTGGCTCATATATGAAGCTACAAAGGGCTCTAGCCTTTGTACTTTTGTGTGTTGTTCATGTATGtcatattaattaaaatgttgcCTCACAGATATGGACTTCTATAAGGCCATCTACATTTCTGCCAGTTTATAACTAAGTCACATCCTCTAACAGAAAAATGACTGTATCTTTAACAAAGTCCTGCATTTTGCTGAATAAGAGCTTCCAAGCCCAAGTGGGAGCAGACATTGCCCCCTCCTTGAAGTCACCCATGCCACATAACTGATATAAATAAAAGCTATATCAAAAATCTTGCCTTTTCTGTTACTTTCTCGACTCCAGTCTTCAGCTCACGTACCATATTGCTGATTTGCTTAGCTTTGCTAAGGCTGTCATCAGGTAGCTCTTGATGGTGCTCAATATACTGGTTAAAGTGGGAAAGTGGTTCTTTCCAGGCTTGCAAAAGTTTCAGTATCACGTGAGTTAGTTCTTCTCTCTTATAAATTGAAGCAGTAGAGAATGTGTCTGTTACTTTGCAGCAGATCATATGAATACTCTTAGTCTCATTATGAAATCTCAGTGGGATTAAGATTTACATCTGCAATTGACTACTTAAACACCACTCTGTCTCTGgttatttgtatatatatagtAACACCCAGAAGTTGTACTTGTCATGTTTTCAGCTAACACGAGCAGGGCCTCATTTCCCATTGCCCTTCCAGGGGACCATCTAGAAGGACGTCCTGGGGGAATCTCCTCATTCCACTACAtccaaaaaccaaaatgttaGTATTTGTCTTTGTCTGTCTCCTAGAGGCAAAAGTGTCTCCCACTGATGTATCTCCAACATCgcaatttgctttttctctatAGGAGCAAACTCTTCCTACTCTTCTCTGAactaataatgattttttttttctctttgccatCACAACTGTGATGTAAACAAACCGCTGTTCTTTTCCCCTTATCTAACTACCAATTCAGAGATGACTGTTATTTCTTTCTCATGATTGCTTTTTGTACTTTGCAGTGATACTGATTAATATAACTTATTTGCCACACACAAAAGTTTCTAAGTTTTTGTTCCACAGAGTTTGCCTCAACAAAATCAAAGGATGTCTGTCAGTCATTCTGACAAAGTACTACTGCAATATCCTTATTATAACTAGTATTTACGGTCCAGTTTTAGGTACCACATAcagatttaaaattcaaataatttaagaTTTATATGCAATATCTCTGTGATGTGCACATGTTTGGGGTCAAAACTTAGTAGCCTCTTTCATCCAGATTGTTGATGAACCTCCGGAAGCACAAAAacctctctgcctgtctccagCCCGACTGGAGTGGGGGACCATTACCGCATGATGAATGAGACATTTTGGGGTTCTGACAGGACAGGAGGTATATTCCCCTTTCTCCAGACCAGGGAGAAAGAAGGCGGTGTGACCTGCGGAGTCCCCTTCCCGTCTCCCAAGCCTCGCGGTGCCCCCTTTTGCTCTGTCTCTGTCAGCCCACGCCGCCATTGCCCTTACCGGGATTTTCTGGGCGTATTCTTTGCCGTTGGGGGTCAGCATCCCCGACGTGTGGCACTTCCGAGCGGGCCTCCCCAGCTCGTTATCACGGGGAGGAAAGTGTTTTTCCTACGGCAGAAGAACACCTAAACGTACACCGAGAGCACCACCACCCCCCTACATCCCCCCACCTTTTCCTCTATCCCGCCCGTCGGCAGCCGATCCCAGGGCAGTTGCAAGCCCAGCTCcgaggcggcggggccggcccggcaCTCACCAGCTCGGCGTAGAGCGCCGTGGAGAGGCTGTGGATCCTGCCCGAGTGCCGGATCACCCGGTCGAAGAGATCGGCCACGGTCAGGGGGTGACAGCCAGCGTCCCCCGGAGCGCAgaccagcagccacagcagcgcCAGCGCCGCAACCGCATCTGAGGAGAGGGCGGCGGCGTCGGGGCGCGGAATGTCGGGGTGTCTCCCCGCCCGGCCCGACCCCGCAGCCCGCCCCCTCACCTGCTCGCCCCTCCGCCCGGGCGAGGGCCACGGCCATAGCGCTGCGGAGCCCGTGCCCGGCACGGAGCGGTTGCGATCGGCCGGCGATGCCCCCGCATCTCCTATATATGCCGGGATCTCACAGTGATGACGGGTGTCTCCCCTGACGTGCGCAGCCCGCGGCCACCGTGAGCCAGCCCGCCCGGAGCGGGGCTCACGGCTTGGCAGGCGGACGGGAGCGTCCCTTGCACCGACGGGACCGACTGCCCTCGGCAACCCACCGGGCCCGGCCGAAACGGGACTGACTCCTGGGCTCGGTGCTGGGGCCGCTACCGACCTCCACAGCCGCCCGCTCGTCACAGCCCTCTCGTGGGCAGAGGGGCGGCTCCGGCCCCCCGCACAGAAGCGGCGTGGTCAGGTCCGTCCCAGGGTGTCCGAGGGGGTAAGGGCGGGAGAAAGGAgaccaggaaaataaattgctcATGTTCGTGGTAACGGGATTTACAAAAGGTCAGAAATGGGCAAAACGAGGGGTAGGAGAGAAGCCTGGTCTGATGAAATTCATCTCTTAGCCATCTTTTCAAATCACACTGTTATgatcagctctgcttttcctgctccatTGCAGGTGATGAGAGGTAAGACTGCTGAAGTTGTAATAGCTGGTGACTGCATGTTTAATGGTGCAAATATACCTCAGGATGGTTGATCCCATGAGGCTAAATGCTCAGGGGGTAGTGCAGCAAAGGACTTAGATCAGGATTCCTAAAGGAGTGCAAGTCCTGTGGCCATGGGTGGTGTCCTCTATTTTGGTGCATGAGATCCGAGCAACCCTCAGGACACATAAGAAAAGTTGAGATGCTGGTCATGAGGAAAATTAGTTGATTCTGCCCTTCTTACTGGGGTTTTTCACTGCCAAGGGAAAAGTCTACATGAGGAGACATGTGCTATGAAATTGTTATCTTTTCTCCCCAACCATTATGCTGGAGTCAGGTATCTGTTTTCTAGCCCCTGAATCCTGATTTCATTTATGGAAAATAGAAGGAATATACCTCTGCCAGAATGATGAAAATCATCCCTCTCCCCACCTTTTAAGAGCAGCTGGGTGACTAGAACTCATTCTGGAGATAGAAGACATGAGTTTGACTAGTTCTTGGCCAAGGTGAAATGGAGCTCTGTCACCTATATTGTGTGTGGGTACTAAAAAAACTGGTAGAAAACAAGTAGAGGTAGCTACTTCTCTAGCCAGATCTTAAATGTAATTGTCTGCCACTGCTTCTGCACAAAGTCAAGAGGACATTTCTAAAGGACTCATGTTTTGAAAGTCTGGTAGCCCAATGAATCTGTAGGATAATTTTAATCCCTTATTTTATAGaacttctaaaattaattttaaaaacagatgtgCCTAAGATGTGCCTAATGAATAAAACAATGTAGGTAATTTCAGTGTTTAGTGCTGCTGAGCCAGTTCTTACTGGGGACCATACCAATATGGCAATAGCGCTGAGCTCTTTGCTAGCTGATAAACTGCTTAATGGCTTGTGGTCCAGCTGAAGGGTTGgaatattaataataatgagTTCTAATAATTATCATAAAACAAGCAATGATGCATATGACAGGATCTGAAAAACATTGGTAGTTTGCATATGGGAAACACATGGATCACTGACTTATTTTTATTGGCCAAtagccattttcttttctttttcatgtgcCTTGGAGAAATCCTGATATATGCATATCTTAAAAAGGTTCcttgaaatattaaatttttaagttTTGAAGGAGCGATGAACTTCAActctggaaaatgtaaattactTGAACAGCAACTCTGCCCCTTCCAGCTTGCCAAAGATTTATAGTGCAAGATCAACTGGAGTTCATTATGTATTCAAGAATCACTCCTGAATTTACATCATGAAGGTGTAAAAGCTGGAATGAAAAGCTTTGTTTCAATCAAATACTGTCCACTATTGGTTTGAACCTTTTCCTATAACAACAGGCATATTTTACAGCTTAATAAGGGACATGTCACACACTTCTTCTCTGAAAGTTGACAATACAAGCTCTTGAATAAAACAAGACGAAAATTATCTAACCTGGATCTTAAAAGGGAAATTAAGGTACCTGCTTAAAGGAGTAAACCACTTTCTGAAGGCTGGATCTCAGATCTGTGTTTTTTCTGAGTTCTGTAAACAGAATCACTTCATGTAGAATTGTTTGACTTTTCTCTTCTTACTTgtcttctctcctctctcttctctATGGAAACAGCTGTCCAGTTCATGTCTCCCTGCTTTCATATAGTAATCAACTTGCTGATTTTGTCTTGATTTGTGTTGTTCTTGATTGTTACAATCTTGAGACTCCAAAGATATAGACAACACAAGGAAAGTAAAAACACATAGTATTTTTCATTAGATCTATTGATATAGctgggaaaacagaaacaatgtTTGCAGGAAATGTGAGCTTCTTTCAGAGTGAAGCTGAAAAACTGTCTGCTTGATCAactatccttttttttttttttttttttaatcaatggTTTGCAAATCTCATCTTGCTCTGGATTGTATATTTCTTGCCTTTATATCTGTCTACTTCTCCTTCTTCTCACTCTTCACAGTACAAACATTTTTTAGTCCTTTC of Vidua macroura isolate BioBank_ID:100142 chromosome 5, ASM2450914v1, whole genome shotgun sequence contains these proteins:
- the LOC128807617 gene encoding prolactin-like isoform X2, with protein sequence MAVALARAEGRADAVAALALLWLLVCAPGDAGCHPLTVADLFDRVIRHSGRIHSLSTALYAELEKHFPPRDNELGRPARKCHTSGMLTPNGKEYAQKIPREELTHVILKLLQAWKEPLSHFNQYIEHHQELPDDSLSKAKQISNMMQSMGIISNSLNGMASSEGTGLSISNEANMMSDSDFIHCFRRDSNKVQSYLKILKCRIMPENSC
- the LOC128807617 gene encoding prolactin-like isoform X1 — protein: MAVALARAEGRADAVAALALLWLLVCAPGDAGCHPLTVADLFDRVIRHSGRIHSLSTALYAELEKHFPPRDNELGRPARKCHTSGMLTPNGKEYAQKIPREELTHVILKLLQAWKEPLSHFNQYIEHHQELPDDSLSKAKQISNMVRELKTGVEKVTEKMQSMGIISNSLNGMASSEGTGLSISNEANMMSDSDFIHCFRRDSNKVQSYLKILKCRIMPENSC